A stretch of Chionomys nivalis chromosome 2, mChiNiv1.1, whole genome shotgun sequence DNA encodes these proteins:
- the C2H2orf80 gene encoding uncharacterized protein C2orf80 homolog isoform X1 codes for MEKSHVKREVKRLLGEYIGIRLRENEFDPKGRGQLTFLDEMVKSVLLVQLPLCSAHYDLAISVACQWVDPSEDLTWLQWEKLKAPLRGRPMYPNRREREAVILSSYAGVLMNSIPIEEVLKIYGAHSSTEPDSTKVSPALLPRRSLHPFAMLTAPNAAECNRRQSVKLRRGAMPKNASSGSTKKAMVQNKNPGNDAHMRSSRTRSPRNEN; via the exons ATGGAAAAGAGTCATGTAAAGCGGGAGGTGAAGAGGCTGCT GGGAGAGTATATCGGCATCAGACTTCGGGAAAATGAATTTGATCCAAAAGGAAGAGGTCAACTCACCTTTCTAGATGAGATGGTAAAGAGTGTCCTGCTGGTGCAACTCCCATTGTGTTCT GCCCACTATGACCTGGCCATCAGTGTTGCTTGTCAATGGGTAGATCCCTCAGAAGATTTAACTTGGCTCCAGTGGGAGAAACT GAAAGCTCCACTTCGCGGCAGACCCATGTATCCAAACCGAAGAGAGCGTGAAGCAGTGATCTTATCATCTTACGCTGGAGTCTTAATG aacAGTATCCCAATTGAGGAAGTCCTGAAAATTTACGGGGCCCATTCGTCTACTGAACCTGATTCTACAAAG GTCTCCCCGGCTCTGTTGCCCCGCCGCTCCTTGCACCCTTTTGCCATGTTGACAGCACCCAACGCAGCAGAGTGCAACCGCAGACAGA GTGTCAAGCTGAGGAGAGGGGCAATGCCAAAGAATGCCTCCAGCGGCTCTACCAAGAAAGCAATGGTTCAGAATAAAAATCCTGGAAACGATGCTCATATGCGCAGCTCAAGAACAAG GTCACCTAGAAATGAGAACTAG
- the C2H2orf80 gene encoding uncharacterized protein C2orf80 homolog isoform X2, which yields MEKSHVKREVKRLLGEYIGIRLRENEFDPKGRGQLTFLDEMAHYDLAISVACQWVDPSEDLTWLQWEKLKAPLRGRPMYPNRREREAVILSSYAGVLMNSIPIEEVLKIYGAHSSTEPDSTKVSPALLPRRSLHPFAMLTAPNAAECNRRQSVKLRRGAMPKNASSGSTKKAMVQNKNPGNDAHMRSSRTRSPRNEN from the exons ATGGAAAAGAGTCATGTAAAGCGGGAGGTGAAGAGGCTGCT GGGAGAGTATATCGGCATCAGACTTCGGGAAAATGAATTTGATCCAAAAGGAAGAGGTCAACTCACCTTTCTAGATGAGATG GCCCACTATGACCTGGCCATCAGTGTTGCTTGTCAATGGGTAGATCCCTCAGAAGATTTAACTTGGCTCCAGTGGGAGAAACT GAAAGCTCCACTTCGCGGCAGACCCATGTATCCAAACCGAAGAGAGCGTGAAGCAGTGATCTTATCATCTTACGCTGGAGTCTTAATG aacAGTATCCCAATTGAGGAAGTCCTGAAAATTTACGGGGCCCATTCGTCTACTGAACCTGATTCTACAAAG GTCTCCCCGGCTCTGTTGCCCCGCCGCTCCTTGCACCCTTTTGCCATGTTGACAGCACCCAACGCAGCAGAGTGCAACCGCAGACAGA GTGTCAAGCTGAGGAGAGGGGCAATGCCAAAGAATGCCTCCAGCGGCTCTACCAAGAAAGCAATGGTTCAGAATAAAAATCCTGGAAACGATGCTCATATGCGCAGCTCAAGAACAAG GTCACCTAGAAATGAGAACTAG